A stretch of Acidobacteriota bacterium DNA encodes these proteins:
- a CDS encoding DUF167 domain-containing protein, with product MERAAHGEEIGSFARREGRAVIAAEISLVDIPGGCRLRVSVRAGGRADAIAGPHAGALKLSVVAAPERGRANRAVVELLASALGLPRSAVTIASGHTSPVKAIRVEGIDSANALVRLDAARTRTIG from the coding sequence ATGGAGCGAGCGGCGCATGGAGAGGAGATCGGGTCGTTCGCGCGAAGGGAGGGGCGCGCCGTGATCGCAGCCGAGATTTCGCTCGTGGACATCCCCGGGGGATGTCGTCTCAGAGTGTCGGTCAGGGCGGGAGGGCGGGCCGACGCCATCGCGGGGCCACACGCCGGAGCGCTCAAGCTCTCCGTCGTCGCGGCCCCCGAGAGGGGGCGCGCGAACCGGGCGGTCGTCGAGCTGCTCGCCTCGGCGCTCGGGCTTCCGCGCTCCGCCGTGACGATTGCGTCGGGACACACCTCGCCGGTGAAGGCGATCCGCGTCGAGGGAATCGACTCGGCGAACGCGCTCGTGCGGCTCGACGCGGCCCGCACCCGAACCATCGGCTAG
- a CDS encoding PspC domain-containing protein — protein MNRRLHRSTTEKKIAGVCGGLAEYFDVDPVFVRLAAIVPLFLGVPTPLIYLVCWVALPQAPAGGATPPGVLDVTPERQRVDGAALAGVAILCTGVVLLLLNTGVLDWALFKWWRWRYLMPVMLILVGLLILAQAVATHRGRHGNGGA, from the coding sequence ATGAACCGACGACTCCACCGATCCACCACCGAGAAGAAGATCGCAGGCGTCTGCGGCGGCCTCGCTGAATACTTCGACGTCGACCCGGTCTTCGTGCGCCTCGCCGCGATCGTTCCGCTCTTCCTCGGAGTTCCCACCCCCCTCATCTACCTCGTGTGCTGGGTGGCCCTGCCGCAGGCCCCCGCGGGGGGCGCCACCCCTCCCGGCGTCCTCGACGTGACTCCGGAGCGGCAGCGGGTCGACGGAGCGGCGCTGGCCGGCGTCGCCATCCTCTGCACCGGGGTCGTCCTCCTCCTGCTCAATACCGGCGTCCTCGATTGGGCGCTCTTCAAGTGGTGGCGGTGGCGGTACCTGATGCCAGTGATGCTGATCCTGGTGGGACTTCTGATCCTGGCGCAGGCGGTGGCCACGCACCGGGGTCGTCACGGAAACGGAGGGGCGTGA
- a CDS encoding SGNH/GDSL hydrolase family protein, translated as MSTRRRALALNLILALGSLLFTAVVAEIALRVFPPPSLDKRAILSEVGRMVPPYLMLPDPEIGWVLAPNFRGEGHGPGWKVTLATNSLGLRDREYAAEDTADHVVVVGDSYTFGFGVEAEETFPKVAEEELRATPLAGMEVVNAGVSGYGPFEEAAFLRRVVPKFRPRAVVQAFFEGNDVRNAIEYPLRFKMGPEGYLHREGWDPFATPLSYLATYAAMKGRNVGEKLATRRGIELSHQAILDARRYAEQSGARYLLLLLPDVRSERAGRSWALRAYDAALGSGGDINAGMESFARDHGVDVLNLSALFDSAPDAPPLRFSWDGHFTRDGHRLAGRELARRLQSLLAASAAGAPG; from the coding sequence ATGTCCACGCGCCGCAGGGCTCTCGCTCTCAATCTGATCCTCGCGCTCGGCTCCCTCCTCTTCACCGCCGTCGTCGCCGAAATCGCACTGAGGGTGTTCCCGCCTCCGTCCCTCGACAAGCGTGCCATCCTGAGCGAGGTAGGACGCATGGTCCCGCCCTACCTGATGCTTCCCGATCCGGAGATCGGCTGGGTGCTCGCGCCGAATTTCCGGGGCGAAGGCCACGGGCCGGGCTGGAAGGTCACGCTCGCCACGAATTCTCTCGGCCTGCGGGACCGCGAGTACGCCGCCGAGGACACGGCGGATCACGTCGTGGTGGTCGGCGACTCCTACACCTTCGGCTTCGGCGTCGAGGCCGAGGAGACGTTTCCGAAAGTCGCGGAGGAGGAGCTGAGGGCGACCCCGCTCGCCGGAATGGAAGTCGTCAACGCGGGCGTCAGCGGCTATGGCCCGTTCGAAGAGGCCGCGTTCCTCCGCCGCGTGGTTCCGAAGTTTCGCCCGCGCGCCGTCGTGCAGGCTTTCTTCGAAGGAAACGACGTGAGGAACGCCATCGAGTACCCGCTGAGGTTCAAGATGGGCCCCGAGGGGTACCTGCACCGCGAGGGGTGGGATCCCTTCGCCACGCCTCTGTCGTACCTCGCGACGTACGCCGCGATGAAGGGACGCAACGTCGGTGAGAAGCTCGCGACGCGGCGAGGCATCGAGCTGTCGCACCAGGCGATTCTCGACGCGAGACGGTACGCGGAGCAGTCCGGGGCCCGCTACCTCCTGCTTCTCCTCCCCGACGTCCGCTCGGAGCGGGCGGGTCGCTCCTGGGCGCTGCGCGCCTACGACGCGGCGCTCGGGAGCGGCGGCGACATCAACGCCGGCATGGAGTCGTTCGCGCGGGACCACGGCGTCGACGTCCTGAACCTCTCCGCTCTCTTCGACTCAGCTCCGGACGCACCGCCGCTCCGGTTCAGCTGGGACGGGCACTTCACGCGGGACGGCCACCGGCTCGCCGGCAGGGAGCTCGCCAGGCGGCTGCAATCCCTTCTCGCCGCGTCCGCAGCCGGAGCTCCAGGGTGA
- a CDS encoding sulfurtransferase, which produces MRYTVIAALLAVLGASSPGAAEAPPAPGSTGDRIVSTKWLDDNIIRPEILIVDVRPREIFDQGHIPGAYWLDEGQMVRRDGAAAAPLPAAEFKTLMESVGIGAGVHVIAVDDIGGKLATRLWWALGYYGFDDVSLLDGGYDKWRTEGRAMTSDYPFHRDAVFTPKPRPERVATAEAVRDWKKTHPAGLVVDARSAGEYDGTVLKFRRGGHVPGAINVNWDGAFDVKDDFRVFRSAPALQSWLTKSGITKDSQAVVYCLDGRRATHLLFSMEVAGLGTGAVYLGSWLEWSGRSDLPVEAAKSQSVAPVRPVPGPTAPQEPPPAHPKKP; this is translated from the coding sequence ATGAGATACACGGTGATCGCGGCCTTGCTGGCGGTGCTGGGGGCCTCCTCGCCCGGCGCCGCGGAGGCGCCCCCGGCGCCCGGCTCCACCGGGGATCGGATCGTCTCGACGAAGTGGCTCGACGACAACATCATCCGGCCCGAGATCCTCATCGTCGATGTCCGGCCGCGCGAGATCTTCGACCAGGGCCATATCCCGGGCGCCTACTGGCTCGACGAGGGTCAGATGGTTCGGAGGGACGGCGCGGCGGCGGCCCCTCTCCCGGCCGCCGAGTTCAAGACGCTCATGGAGTCCGTCGGGATCGGCGCCGGAGTGCACGTCATTGCCGTCGACGACATCGGGGGGAAGTTGGCGACCCGCCTGTGGTGGGCGCTCGGCTACTACGGATTCGACGATGTCAGCCTGCTGGACGGCGGATACGACAAGTGGCGGACGGAGGGGCGGGCCATGACATCCGACTATCCATTCCACCGGGACGCCGTCTTCACTCCCAAACCCCGTCCCGAGCGCGTGGCGACCGCCGAAGCCGTGCGGGATTGGAAGAAGACTCACCCGGCGGGACTCGTAGTCGACGCACGATCGGCCGGCGAGTACGACGGCACGGTCCTGAAATTCCGGCGCGGCGGGCACGTTCCCGGCGCGATCAACGTGAACTGGGACGGCGCTTTCGACGTGAAGGATGACTTCCGCGTGTTCAGGAGCGCGCCGGCGCTGCAATCGTGGCTGACGAAGTCCGGGATCACGAAGGACTCTCAGGCGGTCGTCTATTGTCTCGACGGGCGTCGTGCCACGCATCTGCTCTTCTCGATGGAGGTGGCGGGCCTCGGGACGGGAGCGGTCTACCTCGGATCGTGGCTCGAATGGAGCGGGCGATCCGATCTGCCCGTCGAAGCGGCGAAGTCTCAGAGCGTCGCCCCCGTGAGGCCCGTTCCCGGTCCGACGGCCCCGCAGGAACCGCCGCCGGCTCACCCCAAGAAACCCTAG
- a CDS encoding S8 family serine peptidase yields the protein MTHERGGRGAQASIALSLIAAPLIFGVALARVTAAPSPEALAAGDAAHPRIAGALRLAMARASRERARASATSGGAGESVAASPRLMVSPTADGPVATLKAILRTGGADEVAALVAAGAEVRGHVGRVVSFTAPLASAASLAALPGVVSLDVARRMKLELDVSVPETGAVMVRDPNGPFGSTGAGVLVASIDTGHDVKHADFRSVTGATRFKSLFNLDSTCRGTPPPGHTNGCYFPDTQIDRFLRGQAPLSYVDPPGTSGHGTHTLGTAAGNGLGTGKGFPGGRYVGMAPGADLIGVKLFDRSGSQVGDVTEALQFLIEEQQRLGNPPLVVNMSFGHQFGAHDGSDPDEIAMDTLTDDGDANGIVRVFVKSAGNSEQDGIYVTGNAMLNTPTQHSFTIPVVSGGRQCGALSGRGNDEFFADFWYKGSDSVTVRVAAPNGQTFFQNSTGNDPNSAETDTPFGTIFVDCPGTPYSVNGDHECIFGVDDSGGVLPAGGKWTVSITGTSIPGGGRYDSWIADATKGICTWGWDSPSPGSTVSIPGTSKRGITVGAYLTKLSWTNIVGKPIGYQDPSFVQFDIAPFSSTGPTRDGRFKPDIAAPGMGIASTKSRTITTGAGSEGRLRTVEDGKHMILEGTSMSAPHVAGAVALLLGINPAMDNATIHDVLTDNASVDTFTGATPNGAWGFGKLNVAAAAGDVRVSGPSTARRTAAAASPRRP from the coding sequence ATGACGCATGAACGAGGCGGTCGCGGCGCGCAAGCCTCGATCGCGCTCTCCCTCATCGCAGCGCCCCTCATTTTCGGCGTAGCGCTCGCGCGGGTGACGGCAGCGCCGTCTCCGGAGGCTCTCGCCGCGGGCGACGCGGCTCATCCGAGGATCGCGGGGGCCCTGAGGCTCGCGATGGCGCGCGCATCGAGAGAGAGAGCCCGTGCCTCGGCGACGTCCGGTGGCGCGGGCGAGTCGGTTGCGGCGTCCCCGAGGTTGATGGTCTCCCCGACCGCCGACGGCCCGGTCGCCACTCTCAAGGCGATTCTGCGGACGGGCGGCGCCGACGAGGTCGCGGCTCTCGTGGCCGCGGGTGCGGAGGTTCGCGGGCACGTCGGCCGCGTCGTGTCGTTCACGGCGCCCCTGGCTTCCGCCGCGTCGCTCGCCGCCCTCCCGGGTGTCGTCTCGCTCGATGTCGCGCGGCGCATGAAGCTCGAGCTCGACGTCAGCGTCCCAGAGACGGGGGCCGTGATGGTCAGGGATCCGAACGGTCCGTTCGGATCCACCGGAGCCGGGGTGCTCGTCGCCAGCATCGACACCGGTCACGACGTGAAGCACGCGGACTTCCGGAGCGTCACCGGCGCCACGAGGTTCAAGTCGCTCTTCAATCTCGATTCGACCTGCCGCGGTACCCCGCCGCCGGGTCACACGAATGGCTGCTACTTCCCGGACACACAGATCGACAGATTCCTGCGGGGCCAGGCGCCGCTCAGCTACGTCGATCCACCCGGCACCTCGGGACACGGGACGCACACGCTCGGGACCGCCGCGGGGAACGGGCTGGGAACGGGCAAGGGGTTTCCGGGAGGGCGCTATGTCGGGATGGCTCCCGGGGCCGATCTGATCGGCGTCAAGCTCTTCGACCGATCCGGAAGCCAGGTTGGCGACGTGACCGAGGCGCTCCAGTTCCTCATCGAGGAGCAGCAGCGGCTCGGGAATCCCCCGCTGGTCGTCAACATGAGCTTCGGGCATCAGTTCGGGGCGCACGACGGGTCCGACCCCGACGAGATCGCGATGGACACGCTGACCGACGACGGCGACGCCAACGGAATCGTCCGCGTCTTCGTGAAGTCCGCCGGGAACTCGGAGCAGGACGGCATCTACGTCACCGGCAACGCGATGCTGAACACTCCCACGCAGCACAGCTTCACGATTCCGGTCGTCAGCGGCGGACGCCAGTGCGGCGCGCTGTCGGGCCGGGGGAATGACGAGTTCTTCGCCGATTTCTGGTACAAGGGATCGGACTCCGTCACGGTGAGAGTCGCCGCCCCGAACGGCCAGACCTTTTTCCAGAACAGCACCGGCAACGACCCGAACAGCGCCGAGACCGACACGCCGTTCGGCACGATATTCGTCGACTGCCCGGGGACGCCCTACTCGGTCAACGGGGACCACGAATGCATCTTCGGGGTCGACGATTCAGGGGGCGTCCTGCCGGCGGGCGGCAAGTGGACCGTCTCGATCACGGGAACGAGCATCCCGGGCGGCGGGCGCTACGACTCATGGATCGCCGACGCGACGAAGGGAATCTGCACCTGGGGCTGGGACTCCCCTTCCCCGGGCAGCACCGTCTCCATCCCCGGCACGTCGAAGCGCGGGATCACCGTCGGCGCCTACCTCACGAAGCTCTCGTGGACCAACATCGTCGGGAAACCGATCGGCTACCAGGACCCGAGTTTCGTGCAGTTCGACATCGCGCCGTTCAGCAGCACGGGCCCGACCCGTGACGGGCGCTTCAAGCCCGACATCGCGGCCCCGGGAATGGGAATCGCGTCCACCAAGTCACGGACCATCACGACGGGGGCCGGATCCGAAGGACGCCTTCGCACCGTCGAGGACGGCAAGCACATGATTCTCGAGGGGACGAGCATGTCGGCCCCGCACGTCGCGGGGGCCGTCGCGCTGCTGCTCGGGATCAATCCCGCCATGGACAACGCGACGATTCACGATGTGCTGACGGACAACGCCTCGGTCGACACATTCACGGGGGCCACCCCGAACGGCGCTTGGGGATTCGGCAAGCTGAACGTTGCCGCCGCGGCAGGGGACGTCCGTGTCAGCGGACCATCGACGGCGCGCCGGACGGCGGCGGCAGCTTCGCCGCGCCGCCCGTAG
- a CDS encoding iron-containing redox enzyme family protein yields MSFREILLSIMDRKNHWAWPHFSGPDATRPQLFVHYQQEFLTYVRDFPRFLGRVHGACPDAIARRLLAENLFEEETGRLSGTAPHPELFIQMMQGLGFRAARFRTATLLPAAARYRRMLDRVTTRGNWVVAAAVITIFVEGSVKDREALSGRRAAERFDARHDPLARHHGLSARALTLKRAHARVENGHREAAWRIVESQARGKEARAEVIGAMDRSLDLWLAYRDGVARAAGLVPGGTRR; encoded by the coding sequence ATGAGTTTCCGTGAGATTCTCCTCAGCATCATGGACCGGAAGAACCATTGGGCGTGGCCGCACTTCTCCGGACCCGATGCCACTCGACCCCAACTTTTCGTGCACTACCAGCAGGAATTCCTGACCTATGTCCGGGATTTCCCACGTTTCCTCGGTCGCGTGCACGGTGCCTGCCCCGACGCGATCGCACGACGGCTCCTCGCCGAAAACCTCTTCGAGGAGGAGACCGGGAGGTTGAGCGGAACAGCGCCACATCCCGAGCTCTTCATCCAGATGATGCAGGGTTTGGGGTTCCGGGCCGCTCGATTCCGGACCGCCACGCTGCTCCCGGCCGCCGCACGCTATCGCCGCATGCTCGATCGGGTGACGACGCGAGGAAACTGGGTCGTCGCCGCGGCGGTCATCACGATTTTCGTGGAGGGAAGCGTCAAGGATCGCGAGGCCCTGTCGGGACGCCGCGCCGCAGAACGGTTCGACGCCCGCCACGATCCTCTCGCAAGGCACCATGGACTCTCGGCGCGGGCTCTCACCCTCAAGCGAGCCCACGCCCGCGTCGAGAACGGCCATCGGGAGGCCGCCTGGCGCATCGTCGAAAGCCAGGCTCGGGGAAAGGAGGCCCGCGCGGAGGTGATCGGCGCGATGGACCGCTCCCTCGATCTGTGGCTCGCCTACCGCGACGGAGTCGCGCGCGCCGCCGGCCTTGTGCCCGGAGGCACGCGCAGGTAG
- a CDS encoding CarD family transcriptional regulator, with protein MDFKVGDKVVYPNHGVGVIEEVLRTQAGGIDQAFFRLKIVANGSTVLIPTANTSQVGLRKVLTRKDVDKVFKVLRNGNIDITSDWKGRFQEHSDKMRSGDIYEVAAVLKSLTLLSKSKNLSYRERKMLDKSKYLVVSEIASVSNMQENEVEQRVDRAVAVSIKKPRDH; from the coding sequence GTGGATTTCAAAGTTGGTGACAAGGTCGTCTACCCGAACCACGGGGTAGGGGTCATCGAGGAAGTTCTCAGGACCCAGGCCGGTGGGATCGACCAGGCGTTTTTCAGGCTCAAGATCGTGGCCAACGGGAGCACGGTGCTGATCCCGACGGCCAACACGAGTCAGGTCGGTCTTCGGAAGGTGCTGACGCGCAAGGACGTCGACAAGGTTTTCAAGGTCTTGCGCAACGGCAACATCGACATCACGTCCGACTGGAAGGGCCGTTTCCAGGAACACTCCGACAAGATGCGATCGGGGGATATCTACGAGGTCGCAGCGGTCCTCAAGAGCCTGACCCTCCTCAGCAAGAGCAAGAACCTCTCGTACCGCGAGCGGAAGATGCTCGACAAGTCGAAGTATCTTGTCGTGAGCGAGATCGCCTCGGTATCGAACATGCAGGAGAACGAGGTCGAGCAGCGCGTCGACCGCGCCGTCGCCGTCTCGATCAAGAAGCCACGGGATCACTGA